TCATCCCCTTGAATCCTAAATAAACGACGACTCCATCCCAGAACAAATTGCTACTTACTCTAAACAAGTGGTTACTGGAAAGCCTTAGTCATATTTCAAAGACGGGAGGAGGACCTTCTCTTAGGAGCTGGACTATTAGGACGCCACcagacttaaaaataattttaagcttCCACTTAAGGAGCAAATGCACCAACCACATAGAAGAGATGCAAGTTAATTAGACCttgatttaataaaaatgcttcaCCTCCCCTAACTTGTATAAATCTCacattgacattttaaatacTATCATCACACTAAACAAAGCGTGACATAGCTTCATTTgagtctcttctcttctccattaCCACCCCACCAAAAGGATCTCAGTGTGTATTTTCTAGTTTCCTTCTAACCGATCAGCTGCCATCCCACAGCTAGAGACATCACAGCTTCTGACCTGGGATGAGGTCCTGCATTTGGCCAGGCACAACTCAAAGTGATCTTCGACTGCCATGAAGAGGTTCTGGAATGCCACAGCTGCCCGGTTGAGGAAGCGCTCCAGGAGAAGTTGCTATGGAAACAAAAGTTAGTGCCTGTAATAAATTACCTAAGCCAGCAGAAGGTGACCTTGCCTATCTCTCCTAAACTAAGAGAATGCTGAtacagggatggggaggggggaaagagaaggagaaaagaagggaggggaagggacacACGCATGCATACACGTGCATGCCAAAGCACCCTGGGTATCTTATTCATTAGATATGTGATTAGCAATACAATGGTCCATTCTGCAAAAGAACCATTCAAGCAACTGGGAACCACCTCCTTTCACGTTAGATAAAAGCTACTGTGCAGCAATTTCTGACACCTACAAAGTTCCtaagttttattttcagaagagCCTCACATGAACAGCCTAATGCTCATCATAAAACAAAGGCCAAAAGAAAAACGGAGTCGCAGAACCAGGAGCAACTCCCCATACCTTGTTGGGCTGCAGGCAGCAGGAGACACAGTACTCATAGGCGCTGCAGCAGCCGTTGGGCCAGCAGCCATCACAGCAGTACTGCTTCGTGCTAGGGACATTGACGTTACAGCAGCCATTTACCAGCAAATCCTTCCTCTCACAAACGTAGCCTGAAAGTCAGAGACCAACCTTAGCATAAAACCAGCAGCCTTGCCACCTCCCTACCAGGGATGACCATGAAGCAGCAGTGAAAGTATAGAGACAGAAGCTGGAGTCTGGGGCATCATCCCAAGCACCGAAGAGCTGGAAACTGGACATAATGTGAGTCGGACTTGCTTTCCCCATGCAGTCATTGACAGGAAGCAGGCACTCCCCTGTTATCGCCAGACTACACGTCGGAACCTACCTACACCTACTGTTTAGTCTGCTGGCACATGTTTGATTTCATCACCAGGTCAAGCTATAGCTACGTTCTCCTGTTCTAACCTATGCAAGCCAACATCTCATCTGTGCCTGAAGAAAAAATGTCATTCTTTTCtgaacaaaaactttaaaacagaaaaaaaaccaagGCACTGATTCACAAAAGTGAGATCCTTCTAGATTGAGCAAACAAAGCACTCTTTACAAATATCTTTCAGACGCTCGCTGCTTACTGAATAATTTGGaggattataaaaatagaaatattcacATCTAACTCTTATAAACTGATTTGTACGTGTACACGCCAGGGACTCAATCACCCCTCGGCCTTTGGGAATGCAGTTGTCTAatactcaagaaagaaaaaaatctcctaaTCCCTCCCTTCAACTTTTTATAAATCCCATCATCTATATACACATGCCCCCTCCAACCCAGCCCATTCATGCCcaactttagagaaaaaaaatctccttacAAAAGCTAATGTATTGTTCAGAGCTgctaaacagacatttctctacATCCTTCTGGGAATGGGACAGAAAAATGTAAGGATAAGTCCATAAGGGCCACCAATGGCCCTGAGGAAACTCCCAGGTGCACACATGAGCTCCCAGGTGCACGTTCAGGCCCACAGGTGCAGAGCAGCTGCTCCCCGCATCGCTGCATTCCAAACGCCCAGCTTCTTCATCCTCAGAGAAGGAGACTTGCTGAAGTATATATAAGGTTGTTTTCAGAAACTACTTTAGAAAACAAAGTCTGTTCAAAAGCAGGAGGCACCAGTAGAACAATGGTAATGAAGAAACTAAAAGGGCCCTCACTTAAGACTTGAGCAAATGAGGCCTATAGAGAACCAGGTTCTGGATACTTGGGAATCGGTGccttttgttgtagttgttgtttaTGTTATTCTGTCTTCTAAATTAAGAGAGGATGATTCTAATGCTATAGTAAATGTTTCTTGGGATTCTTCCTATTTCTACTCATTTTCTTTACAGGGACTAGAAACCAACACAAAATGTAAATAAGTTAGTTAGCATTTTCCTCAAAATTCTgctcaaaataataaacatacagCAACTCTATATAATGTGACTTAAACTCTGCCAGTTGAAATTCTCTTTCTGCCCTTTACTTTTCATCTTGTAAGTGTCAGCATCTCAGgcatcctttttttccccccactgcCAACTTACAGTATTCGGCCTTGAAATGCAGCTCTTTCTAGCTTGGTGAATGCAAGCTCATCAAGAACTCTCACCTTGCATCAGACATCTACTCACTCAAATGTTATCTCCAACAAGCAGTCCTGTAAGATCACAACCTCATACTGTGTTGCTATTGCCTTGAAAATTAACTTCCAGCCTATTAAAAGTTTGTAAATGCAAGTGATCTTATTTAATAATGTGTTACCCTGgcaatattcacagcagcatctGTTTGCTAAGAGGCGTAAGTTCttacatgctttctttactaaaCTACTTACTTCACCCATattcatggagaaaaataaaacctgtagCTCTTGGATTTTTACTGATTGATTGATTCCTTCATTTCTGGACTCAAGGAGTCCAAGAGTCTGTCTCATCTAAATTAATCAAAAGAATATTCTTTCACTAGCTAAGATAAAAGATGACAAACTGCGCTCACAACCCAGCGCTAAAACATTAGAATGAGTGTGTAAGAtttcatgtgttctcactgagTGTCACACATCCTGTAAGAAGCTCTGAACTCCAAGTCAATGTCTGCCTATTGACTATGTCATCTTGTGGAAGTCACTTCCTTTTGCTAAACTTCACTCTgcttgttaaaaaacaaaacccacattaTTTTCAGTATGATTTGCTTTTTCAATGTGATCTTAAAAACATAGCTTGTCACTGGCATCACTGCTGAGTTGGGAATGCATTCTGGTACAAAACACTCTAACCTGAGGTGGGCAGTTTTCTTCCAGctcctttctttattttcaaataatctcaTCTCTGGTTTGGAGACTTTGAGATCTTTTTAAAGTGTTCTTATTTTGCAAGGaatgcaacccccgcttttttaaGCAATAATGCACtgtgtttttctcttaatttttttttagacagggcctcactctgtcacccaggctgcagtgccgtggtgtaatcacagctcactgcagccttgacctccccaggctcagatgatcctcccacctcagcctcccgagtagctgggacttgggaggctgaggtgtgccaCCTGcagtgtgccaccacatccagctaattttttatcttttatagagACAGTTTTGTTatgctgccctggctggtcttgaactcctgggcttgagtgctcctcctgtcttggcctcccaaagtactgggattacaggtgtgagtcaccacatcggCCTGTGGCTTTCATTTTCAAGACAGCAAGTGTCTTCATTTAGTTCAGATTCATTATGTATATGAAGATTCTAACACGTTACCTATAGCAATTTCTATACTGTCACGTTCATAATCCATTTGTTCTGAGACTTTTTGAAACAGGGCAAAATTtgctcttgaaaaaaaaaaaaaacatgttatttGCAAACCaccagcagaaaagaaaatctgtaaaaCAATCAGGGAACTTTACATACTGTTGGATATTTGACATTAGGagaaattgttactttttttgaTGTGATAATGGTATCACGTTTATGGTTTATAAAAGTCTTTGGCAATGTTGGGCCAGTTCCTTAACCTTTGGTGCTATGTCTTCACCTATAATATGAGGATAGCAGTATCCACCTCATAGGACTGTTGCGAAAATCAAAGGCGAtagcccagtgcccagcacataggaAGGGCTCCATGAGCGCATGCTAAGCACTAGCAGGAGTCTCACTGTTTGGGAAGACTCAACATTCTTTAAGTGGGAGGAGCTTAGCAGGTGTCTAGTCCACCACCTTGCCCAGGCACAGTCTTCTGACAGCTTACAAGGAAGTGCGAAAACCGTATCAAATAGATTTACATTTTCACTGTTAAGAGTCAtaccttttgaatgtgtttataaTTACTTTGAAATTATCTGGTCAGTCAACAAGTACACTTCTTGAGTGTCAACACAATGTGAATTTTACTCAGGTCACCACGAAGGAAAACTGAGCTCTTATCCTACAGAGTTCACCAtcaagatgagaaaaaaagattggCAAGATGGGGAAATAGTGAGGCTGGGGAGAAATTGTCAGAAGTGGCCTGGGGACTAATGCATGACATAGTGCTCATGCTGTAAGTTGTAGGCAGAAGGAACTTTTAAGAGTTAGAGTTATCAAAACAAGCTTCTCTGATGTTGAAGGGAACCTTGAATGATGAGTAGGGTATAGAAGACAAAAACCTGGGGAATGCTGCAAATGAGCGAGGAGGGGAAATGTGTTGCAGAGGAATCCCTAGTAAaacaaaaaccctatgaatggCCCAACCAGTCTACGCTCCTGATCGCCTGGAGAGGAAGGGAAGCCAGCCTCACCGAGTTCGTCCGTGATGAGGTGCTTCCCTTGAATGGAGTTGCGGCACTGATTGCTCGGACGACTGCTATTGCCCAAGTTAAACTGCACTTTCCACGGGATGGGCTGATTATGGTCATGAACCTGGAGGAGATTCCTATCTCTCACTGCCCTCTCCTCCTGCAAAGAAACCATAAGTGAGAAGGTTAAGTATCCAGTATCCTTTCTTACAATTTCACCAATTTTTCATAGAAGCTACAGTAAGAGGACAGAAATACTATAAAAGGCTTACACTACAGGAATCTGTACTCTCCTGGTACAAGCAAAGCCTGAgccaaagacataaaataaaccTGAAGGAAAAAGTAATAAGCTAGCGCTATGCTTCAAAACTGGCATACTTACATGCGTGGCTTCTGGATGACGTGCACATTATAAATGTGTATAAAAGtgttaattttatgaaaaaattggAGAGGAAAAGTTTTggactttttctttctgatgacaagtaatttaaaatatttttcatattaaaacaaatacattgtgGAACAGAACTTAAAATGTGAATGCACTTTTTAAAGAGCAGAAGAAACTTTTGTGACTCTCATCTCAGACATCTAGAGCACAAAGTCCCTTTCATTTGCAGTTACAGGTACTTTGGTGGAAGACGTTTGGGAAAATGTGAATTAGGAGTCTGATTTTAGGAGCAAAATGAAGCATGTCAACTTGCGAATTTCTTCTGTGAAGGACCACTGAGTATGTAACCCTCTGCCGAACACGCCCGGGTCAGCCAGCCCTCTACCCATACAAGCAATTAGAAGAGTTGCCCTGgagtcaagagtttaagaccatctCTTCTGGCCTTGAAGAAGCTATGTCCAGTAGGAGTCAGCTTTCAAAACTACCTTTTCTATACTGTTATAATATTTTctacactgttaaaaaaaaaaaaaaaaaaaaaaaaaaaacctaaggaGGAAGCTGCCTAACTGCTAGAAAACAAGCCAAGCTTGAGAGAGCCTCTTCTGAATGCTTCAGTGGATTCCTGGATAACAAAGCAATAAGACTCCCTCCCAAAGGCTCTTTAATGTACTTGAAACATTCACTATTCTAACGGAGTTCTGCGGctgttatctttaaaaataacctGTTATGTGTCGCTTTTTAAGCAAAACGGGCTAATCTTGAAAATTTGATGAAGAGgcttatatacttaaaaaatggtaaagatcTTTATAGTTACTAAAATTTATCTAGGAAAGTAATCTGGGAAGAtctattagtattttaaaaatacgtatCTACATACAGTGTGGCCCAGGAAACTCAGGTCTATCCTATGGAAAACACCAATGTATAGGGAAACACAGGGATGTTTACAACATGATCATTGCAATGGTATAAAAAACCTGAAAcccgccaggcgtggtggctcatgcctgtaatcccaacattttgggaggccaaggccggtggatcacctaaggtcaggagtttgagaccagcctggccaacatggtgaaaccccacctctactaaaaatacaaaaattagccgggtgtgatggtagGAGAATTGCACGAACCCAGAAGGtaaaggctgcggtgagccaagatcacaccattgcactccagcctgggcgacgagcaaaactccgtctcaaaaacaaacaaacaaacaaacaaaacccctgaCACCCCAGTAACAGAGAAATGACTGAATGAACACGGGTATAACAATACTGTTACAACCAAACTTAGATACGACTGATAGCTATTTAACTAGAGTAGCAGTTCTACAACCTGACTTTTGCACATTAGATTAACGAAGGCAGCATAAAAACAAATTCTGATTCCTAAGCCCACCTATGGGCAAGAAAAATCTGTGGAGACCTGggaatcagtatttttaaagtaccTAGATGATTTCAATACAAAGACAGGGTTGCAGACCAGGGCATGACTATAGTGTATTATTAAgggaaaaagcaagttgcagaataaTGTGCCTATCACACATATTATGATAATAATTATGATAACAAGCACATATAGGTTTGTAAGAGCTCAGATAATGGTATGGAAAGATATACAGTAGTCTCCCTT
This sequence is a window from Theropithecus gelada isolate Dixy chromosome 11, Tgel_1.0, whole genome shotgun sequence. Protein-coding genes within it:
- the C11H12orf49 gene encoding UPF0454 protein C12orf49 homolog isoform X1 — its product is MVNLAAMVWRRLLRKRWVLALVFGLSLVYFLSSTFKQEERAVRDRNLLQVHDHNQPIPWKVQFNLGNSSRPSNQCRNSIQGKHLITDELGYVCERKDLLVNGCCNVNVPSTKQYCCDGCWPNGCCSAYEYCVSCCLQPNKQLLLERFLNRAAVAFQNLFMAVEDHFELCLAKCRTSSQSVQHENTYRDPIAKYCYGESPPELFPA
- the C11H12orf49 gene encoding UPF0454 protein C12orf49 homolog isoform X2; translated protein: MPPGARACRVPRPGRRAPSPRRDGEPGGHGVAPASAEEVGARPGLRAVARLLPQQHLQAGYVCERKDLLVNGCCNVNVPSTKQYCCDGCWPNGCCSAYEYCVSCCLQPNKQLLLERFLNRAAVAFQNLFMAVEDHFELCLAKCRTSSQSVQHENTYRDPIAKYCYGESPPELFPA